The following coding sequences are from one Streptomyces sp. NBC_00536 window:
- a CDS encoding amino acid ABC transporter permease, with the protein MTDKLEKVPGPADTPPAGSVPPEMIRAIPVRHYGRWVSGIIALVLFGAIIYAFSQGNVRWQTVPEKLFDASILSGLWHTVLISVAAMALGLVLGVAFAVMRLSKNPVTSTISWFYIWFFRGTPVYVQLLIWFNLALIFPILNLGFYKDEMTQVMTPFLAALLGLGLNEGAYMAEIVRAGIQSVDEGQSEASHALGMTRTQTMRRVVLPQAMRVIVPPTGNEFINMLKTSSLVVAVQYADLLRAAQDIAATSFAVMEMFIVASIWYLALTSVFSVGQYYLERRFARGSLRSLPPTPFQRLRANLNMFRRTETEVAK; encoded by the coding sequence GTGACTGACAAGCTCGAAAAGGTCCCCGGACCGGCGGACACCCCGCCGGCCGGGTCCGTCCCTCCCGAGATGATCCGCGCCATCCCCGTCCGGCATTACGGACGCTGGGTCAGCGGAATCATCGCCCTCGTCCTCTTCGGCGCGATCATCTACGCGTTCTCCCAGGGCAACGTGCGCTGGCAGACCGTCCCCGAGAAGCTGTTCGACGCGAGCATCCTCAGCGGCCTGTGGCACACGGTCCTGATCAGCGTCGCGGCCATGGCCCTCGGTCTGGTCCTGGGCGTCGCCTTCGCGGTGATGCGGCTGTCGAAGAACCCGGTGACCAGCACCATCTCCTGGTTCTACATCTGGTTCTTCCGCGGCACCCCGGTCTACGTCCAGCTGCTCATCTGGTTCAACCTCGCCCTGATCTTCCCGATCCTGAACCTCGGGTTCTACAAGGACGAGATGACCCAGGTCATGACCCCCTTCCTGGCCGCCCTGCTGGGTCTCGGCCTCAATGAGGGCGCGTACATGGCGGAGATCGTCCGGGCCGGCATCCAGTCGGTCGACGAGGGGCAGTCGGAGGCCTCGCACGCGCTGGGCATGACCCGCACGCAGACGATGCGCCGGGTCGTGCTGCCGCAGGCGATGCGCGTGATCGTGCCGCCGACGGGCAACGAGTTCATCAACATGCTCAAGACCTCGTCGCTGGTCGTCGCCGTGCAGTACGCCGACCTGCTGCGGGCCGCTCAGGACATCGCGGCCACCTCGTTCGCGGTGATGGAGATGTTCATCGTCGCCTCGATCTGGTACCTCGCCCTGACCAGCGTGTTCAGCGTCGGCCAGTACTACCTGGAGCGCCGTTTCGCGCGCGGCTCGCTGCGCAGCCTGCCGCCGACGCCGTTCCAGCGGCTGCGCGCCAACCTGAACATGTTCCGCCGCACGGAGACGGAGGTGGCGAAGTGA
- the sodN gene encoding superoxide dismutase, Ni, with protein MLSRFFAPKVTVSAHCDLPCGVYDPAQARIEAESVKAVQEKYQANDDADFRARAITIKEQRAELAKHHVSVLWSDYFKPPHFEKYPQLHALVNDTLKALSAAKASNDPATGQKALELIAEIDRIFWETKAA; from the coding sequence ATGCTTTCCCGCTTCTTCGCTCCCAAGGTCACGGTCAGCGCGCACTGCGACCTGCCGTGCGGCGTCTACGACCCCGCCCAGGCCCGCATCGAGGCCGAGTCCGTCAAGGCCGTGCAGGAGAAGTACCAGGCCAACGACGACGCGGACTTCCGCGCGCGCGCCATCACCATCAAGGAGCAGCGCGCGGAGCTCGCGAAGCACCACGTGTCGGTGCTGTGGAGCGACTACTTCAAGCCGCCGCACTTCGAGAAGTACCCCCAGCTGCACGCCCTGGTCAACGACACCCTGAAGGCCCTCTCGGCCGCCAAGGCGTCGAACGACCCGGCGACGGGCCAGAAGGCCCTTGAGCTGATCGCGGAGATCGACCGCATCTTCTGGGAGACCAAGGCCGCCTGA
- a CDS encoding radical SAM protein — translation MTITTEAPVRTPLKFAWLEVTGKCQEECVGCYADSSPKGTHGTMNVDEWRFVIDQLADMGTRDVQFIGGEPTLHPGLEELIAHAYASGLRIEVFSNLVHIRQSLWDAFQRYGVKLATSYYSDTPAEHDALTRLKGSHKKTRGNIQKAIDLGMPIRGGVVTVNPGQRVIQAAQDLTDLGVDHVGGDKLRAFGRASQGAAPKIADIATEHGRGPAEACTPPQFLPSCGPCGPCVPSVGVCDPREASAGPAATTIGAPQ, via the coding sequence ATGACTATCACCACCGAAGCGCCCGTGAGGACTCCCCTCAAGTTCGCGTGGCTTGAGGTGACCGGCAAATGCCAGGAGGAGTGCGTCGGCTGCTACGCCGACTCCTCCCCAAAGGGCACCCACGGCACCATGAACGTGGACGAGTGGCGCTTCGTCATCGACCAGCTGGCGGACATGGGTACGCGCGACGTCCAGTTCATCGGCGGCGAGCCCACCCTCCACCCCGGCCTTGAGGAGCTGATCGCGCACGCCTACGCCAGTGGTCTGCGGATCGAGGTGTTCTCCAACCTGGTCCACATCCGGCAGTCCCTGTGGGACGCGTTCCAACGGTACGGCGTGAAGCTGGCCACCAGCTATTACTCCGACACCCCGGCCGAGCACGACGCCCTCACCCGGCTCAAGGGCTCCCACAAGAAGACCCGCGGCAACATCCAGAAAGCCATCGACCTCGGCATGCCCATCCGCGGCGGGGTCGTCACCGTCAACCCCGGCCAACGCGTCATCCAGGCGGCCCAGGACTTGACTGACCTCGGCGTCGACCACGTCGGTGGCGACAAGCTGCGGGCCTTCGGCCGCGCCTCCCAGGGCGCTGCTCCAAAGATCGCCGACATCGCGACCGAGCACGGCCGGGGGCCCGCGGAGGCATGCACCCCGCCGCAGTTCCTCCCGAGTTGCGGCCCGTGCGGCCCCTGTGTCCCGTCCGTGGGCGTCTGCGACCCGCGGGAGGCCAGCGCTGGACCGGCCGCCACTACGATCGGCGCTCCCCAGTGA
- a CDS encoding VMAP-C domain-containing protein: protein MADGRTGDSARAFELLEPLVQAATVRVHAPPNGYEDPGTGATWGSGFFIAPGWVLTCAHVVGEGGGGMRLAGREVGITFSSGADGATGTVAGRVECVLPERLEQRRPAGPGLWELPDLALVRVLAPVSHACVWLTDRARPRFDEVAYFGCTEDLGTPEITGRTTRLRGTAGNGAAIRLGAEDEIEHGMSGGPVVDLARGEVVGVVKARARGGGGLAVSVVQLRTLPMSAKSRIGLYRRVMQAHDLHHYDQHLSDVDNRRTWTDAHDELPRPDPDPYGGRQRLTPGERTTLCGLLAELPPPGSSEAVRVLAEAARGEEPDPGPLAPLSWRDGLGLLYDPPGGVSEAAAMLRYATDVSVAEHREPPAPGADEELWDWVRATAERLWRPLRRELGERHERGLAERDAERERRRLAAAGQAVRIGPARAAEVLPPGPSALLEVWAHSWEAVYDWRVSVLLGPEHLSPVEAGERATLAALPEVLRAPLAEAFRRCDTHEGAALLEAAVAPELFTLPIDAWVVTGTAPLGAQRPVVFRHPPGAGPQGAQAHRRADRWARVQAGPLLDERADCDRGRRRTPTYAWLDAQPDNTVPVHCRAADADPTLGSLHLAHRAGYGVVLCRRPPADPALPCAPFHRGLREELADAGRGAGLALRLQSLRGRAHGRDPDAYWAAGLGLVWDDPGRPLPDDEPLQGDL, encoded by the coding sequence ATGGCGGACGGGCGCACGGGCGACTCCGCGCGCGCCTTCGAGCTTCTGGAACCCCTCGTCCAGGCCGCGACCGTACGCGTCCACGCCCCGCCGAACGGGTATGAGGACCCTGGGACCGGTGCCACCTGGGGGAGCGGGTTCTTCATCGCTCCGGGCTGGGTCCTGACGTGCGCGCACGTGGTGGGTGAAGGGGGCGGCGGGATGCGGCTGGCGGGGCGGGAGGTCGGCATCACCTTTTCCTCCGGCGCGGACGGCGCCACCGGCACCGTCGCCGGGCGCGTGGAATGCGTACTGCCCGAACGCCTGGAACAGCGCAGGCCGGCCGGGCCCGGCCTGTGGGAACTGCCCGACCTCGCGCTCGTCCGCGTCCTGGCCCCCGTCTCGCACGCCTGCGTCTGGCTCACCGACCGGGCCAGGCCCCGCTTCGACGAGGTCGCCTACTTCGGCTGCACCGAGGACCTCGGCACCCCCGAGATCACCGGCCGCACCACCCGGCTGCGCGGCACCGCGGGCAACGGCGCCGCCATCCGGCTCGGCGCCGAGGACGAGATCGAGCACGGCATGTCCGGCGGACCCGTCGTGGACCTGGCCCGCGGCGAGGTCGTCGGCGTGGTCAAGGCGCGCGCCCGCGGCGGCGGCGGACTCGCCGTCTCCGTCGTCCAGCTGCGCACCCTGCCGATGTCCGCCAAGAGCCGGATCGGGCTCTACCGCCGGGTCATGCAGGCCCATGACCTGCACCACTACGACCAGCACCTCAGCGATGTCGACAACCGGCGCACCTGGACCGACGCGCACGACGAACTCCCGCGCCCCGACCCCGACCCCTACGGCGGCCGCCAGCGCCTCACCCCCGGCGAGCGGACCACCCTGTGCGGACTGCTGGCCGAGCTGCCGCCGCCCGGCTCTTCCGAGGCCGTACGGGTACTGGCCGAGGCGGCCCGCGGGGAGGAGCCGGACCCCGGCCCGCTGGCCCCGCTGAGCTGGCGCGACGGGCTCGGCCTGCTCTACGACCCGCCCGGCGGGGTCAGCGAGGCCGCCGCCATGCTCCGCTACGCCACCGACGTCAGCGTCGCCGAACACCGCGAGCCGCCCGCCCCCGGCGCCGACGAGGAGCTCTGGGACTGGGTACGGGCCACCGCCGAGCGGCTGTGGCGGCCCCTGCGCCGGGAGCTGGGCGAGCGGCACGAGCGGGGCCTGGCCGAACGCGACGCGGAGCGCGAGCGGCGCCGGCTGGCCGCCGCCGGGCAGGCCGTCCGGATCGGGCCCGCCCGCGCCGCCGAGGTCCTCCCGCCCGGCCCCTCGGCGCTCCTGGAGGTCTGGGCGCACAGCTGGGAGGCCGTCTACGACTGGCGGGTGTCCGTGCTCCTGGGCCCGGAGCACCTGAGCCCGGTCGAGGCCGGGGAACGGGCCACCCTCGCCGCCCTGCCCGAGGTGCTGCGGGCCCCGCTCGCCGAGGCCTTCCGGCGCTGCGACACGCACGAGGGGGCCGCGCTGCTGGAGGCCGCCGTCGCCCCCGAACTGTTCACCCTGCCCATCGACGCCTGGGTGGTGACGGGCACGGCCCCGCTCGGCGCCCAGCGCCCCGTGGTCTTCCGCCACCCGCCCGGCGCCGGACCGCAGGGCGCGCAGGCCCACCGCAGGGCCGACCGCTGGGCGCGGGTCCAGGCCGGGCCGCTGCTCGACGAGCGGGCCGACTGCGACCGGGGGCGCCGACGCACCCCCACCTACGCGTGGCTCGACGCCCAGCCCGACAACACCGTGCCCGTGCACTGCCGGGCCGCGGACGCCGACCCCACCCTCGGCTCGCTGCACCTGGCCCACCGCGCCGGGTACGGAGTGGTGCTGTGCCGAAGACCCCCGGCGGACCCGGCGCTGCCGTGCGCGCCCTTCCACCGCGGGCTGCGCGAGGAACTCGCCGACGCGGGGCGCGGCGCCGGGCTGGCGCTGCGGCTCCAGTCCCTGCGGGGACGGGCGCACGGGCGGGACCCCGACGCCTACTGGGCCGCCGGGCTGGGGCTGGTCTGGGACGACCCGGGGCGGCCGCTGCCCGACGACGAGCCGCTGCAAGGGGATCTGTGA
- a CDS encoding DUF6104 family protein — protein MYFTDRGIEELEKRRGAEEVTFEWLAEQLRTFVDLNPDFEVPVERLATWLARLDDEDDEDE, from the coding sequence TTGTACTTCACCGATCGCGGCATCGAGGAGCTGGAGAAGCGGCGCGGCGCGGAGGAGGTCACCTTCGAGTGGCTCGCCGAGCAGCTCCGCACCTTCGTGGACCTGAACCCGGACTTCGAGGTCCCGGTCGAGCGGCTGGCCACCTGGCTGGCCCGGCTCGACGACGAGGACGACGAGGACGAGTAG
- a CDS encoding ABC transporter substrate-binding protein: MTASTTRRTTAARSRIAAVGAIAVAGALILTGCGDQTDKGSDTGGKTSSAPLFSKLPKKIQDAGVIKVGTDATYAPMEFKEGEKIVGVDPDIAAALGKQLGVKFEFTSGTFATLLGGLPTGRTDVVMSSMSDTKARQQGLDDKGQKTGNGVDFVDYFTASTGILVKKGNPEGIKTLDDLCGKKLAVQRGTTYEQSAKDQSAKCEKDGKPKLSIEAFDTDAEAQTRVKAGGAVADLNDSPVAAYIAQTAGGGNDFEAVANPGDAGLFGIAIDKKNTELRDALSAAIDAIIKDGTYKAALDKWNAASGAVTKAQVNAGQ; the protein is encoded by the coding sequence ATGACCGCAAGCACCACCCGCCGTACGACTGCCGCCCGGTCCCGGATCGCCGCGGTCGGCGCGATCGCGGTCGCCGGCGCCCTGATCCTCACCGGGTGTGGCGACCAGACCGACAAGGGCTCGGACACGGGCGGCAAGACGAGCAGCGCCCCGCTGTTCTCCAAGCTCCCGAAGAAGATCCAGGACGCCGGCGTGATCAAGGTCGGCACGGACGCCACCTACGCCCCGATGGAGTTCAAGGAGGGCGAGAAGATCGTCGGTGTCGACCCCGACATCGCCGCCGCCCTCGGCAAGCAGCTCGGTGTGAAGTTCGAGTTCACCTCCGGCACCTTCGCCACGCTGCTGGGCGGCCTGCCCACCGGCCGCACGGACGTCGTCATGTCCTCCATGAGCGACACCAAGGCCCGCCAGCAGGGCCTCGACGACAAGGGCCAGAAGACCGGTAACGGTGTCGACTTCGTCGACTACTTCACCGCCTCGACCGGCATCCTGGTCAAGAAGGGCAACCCCGAGGGCATCAAGACCCTCGACGACCTGTGCGGCAAGAAGCTCGCCGTCCAGCGCGGCACGACGTACGAGCAGTCCGCCAAGGACCAGAGCGCCAAGTGCGAGAAGGACGGCAAGCCGAAGCTCTCCATCGAGGCCTTCGACACCGACGCCGAGGCGCAGACCCGTGTGAAGGCCGGCGGCGCCGTCGCCGACCTGAACGACTCCCCGGTCGCCGCGTACATCGCGCAGACCGCGGGCGGCGGCAACGACTTCGAGGCCGTCGCCAACCCCGGTGACGCCGGTCTCTTCGGCATCGCCATCGACAAGAAGAACACCGAGCTGCGCGACGCCCTGTCCGCCGCCATCGACGCGATCATCAAGGACGGCACCTACAAGGCCGCCCTCGACAAGTGGAACGCGGCCTCCGGCGCCGTCACCAAGGCCCAGGTCAACGCAGGTCAGTGA
- a CDS encoding AAA family ATPase — translation MNDEWLIYRGIGEPHDGIDALPDPPPWRDFDGGPVIEPGAVAAAADSAATRRLGAHRHAAEMHRPEPEELEAINAALYLRRPLLVTGYPGTGKSTLAHAVAHELKLGRVLRWPVVSRTVLQEGLYRYDAIARLQDVQIAAGGGEPGGTPGIGKYIRLGPLGTALLPTDRPRVLLIDELDKSDIDLPNDLLNVLEEGEFALPELERVADREPEVQVLTDDGAKVSVRGGRIRCRAFPFIILTSNGERDFPAALLRRCIQLKLGQPGEKRLATMVRAHLGEEAAALGADLIREFLSRSQTELVAADQLLNAIYLTHYAAPPTREDLADLLIQRLDRSR, via the coding sequence ATGAACGACGAGTGGCTCATCTACCGGGGGATCGGCGAACCCCACGACGGGATCGACGCCCTGCCCGACCCGCCGCCGTGGCGGGACTTCGACGGCGGACCCGTCATCGAACCGGGCGCCGTGGCCGCGGCGGCCGACAGCGCCGCCACCCGGCGGCTCGGCGCCCACCGGCACGCCGCCGAGATGCACCGGCCCGAACCCGAGGAACTCGAAGCCATCAACGCCGCGTTGTACCTGCGCCGCCCCCTGCTGGTCACCGGATATCCCGGCACCGGCAAGTCCACGCTCGCGCACGCCGTCGCCCACGAGCTGAAACTCGGCCGCGTCCTGCGCTGGCCCGTGGTCTCCCGGACCGTCCTCCAGGAGGGGCTCTACCGCTACGACGCCATAGCCCGCCTCCAGGACGTCCAGATCGCCGCGGGCGGCGGCGAACCCGGCGGGACGCCCGGCATCGGCAAGTACATCCGGCTCGGCCCGCTCGGGACCGCGCTGCTGCCCACCGACCGGCCTCGGGTGCTGCTCATCGACGAGCTGGACAAGAGCGACATCGACCTGCCCAACGACCTGCTGAACGTCCTGGAGGAGGGCGAGTTCGCGCTCCCCGAGCTGGAGCGGGTCGCCGACCGCGAACCCGAGGTGCAGGTCCTCACCGACGACGGCGCGAAGGTGAGCGTCCGGGGCGGCCGGATCCGCTGCCGGGCCTTCCCCTTCATCATCCTGACCAGCAACGGCGAACGGGACTTCCCCGCCGCCCTGCTGCGCCGCTGCATCCAGCTCAAGCTCGGCCAGCCCGGCGAGAAACGGCTCGCCACCATGGTCAGGGCCCACCTGGGGGAGGAGGCCGCCGCGCTCGGCGCCGACCTCATCCGGGAGTTCCTCAGCCGCTCCCAGACCGAACTCGTCGCCGCCGACCAGCTCCTCAACGCCATCTACCTCACCCACTACGCGGCGCCGCCCACCCGGGAGGACCTCGCGGACCTGCTCATCCAGCGGCTCGACCGTTCGAGGTGA
- a CDS encoding class I SAM-dependent methyltransferase has protein sequence MTDAVTGTDWQAWQDSWDRQQEWYLPDREERFRVMLDMVEAVVGTAPRVLDLACGTGSITDRVFKRFPDATSTGVDLDPALLTIAEGHFAGDDRVTFVTADLKDPDWAARLPYDRYDAVLTATALHWLHSPQLAVLYGQLAPLVRPGGVFMNADHMPDPATPLLNAADRAHRHARMDRARAAGVLDWAEWWALAAADPVLAEPTKKRYEIYGEHADGDTPDEAWHARTLREAGFSEARTVWRSPSDALVLGLK, from the coding sequence ATGACGGACGCGGTGACCGGAACCGACTGGCAGGCCTGGCAGGACAGCTGGGACCGACAGCAGGAGTGGTACCTCCCGGACCGCGAGGAGCGCTTCCGGGTCATGCTGGACATGGTCGAGGCGGTCGTCGGCACGGCGCCCCGGGTGCTGGATCTGGCGTGCGGTACGGGAAGTATCACGGACCGCGTCTTCAAACGGTTCCCGGATGCCACCAGTACGGGCGTCGATCTCGACCCCGCCCTGTTGACCATCGCCGAGGGCCACTTCGCGGGCGACGACCGGGTCACCTTCGTCACCGCGGACCTCAAGGACCCCGACTGGGCCGCGCGGCTCCCGTACGACCGCTACGACGCCGTCCTGACGGCCACGGCCCTGCACTGGCTGCACAGCCCGCAGCTCGCCGTCCTCTACGGGCAGCTCGCGCCCTTGGTGCGCCCCGGCGGCGTCTTCATGAACGCCGACCACATGCCCGACCCGGCGACCCCGCTCCTCAACGCCGCCGACCGTGCCCACCGCCACGCGCGCATGGACCGGGCCCGTGCCGCGGGCGTGCTCGACTGGGCTGAATGGTGGGCCCTGGCCGCCGCCGACCCGGTGCTCGCCGAACCCACGAAGAAGCGCTACGAGATCTACGGCGAGCACGCCGACGGGGACACCCCGGACGAGGCCTGGCACGCCCGCACCCTGCGCGAGGCGGGCTTCTCGGAGGCCCGTACCGTCTGGCGCTCCCCGTCCGACGCGCTGGTCCTAGGACTGAAGTAG
- a CDS encoding CGNR zinc finger domain-containing protein, which translates to MELAHYSDYAVRLVNTEEPARGTDALTSADAARALFGASTQDARRVTDADVTRFRNVRGRLRSIFEAADSGDHVLAVDLLNSLLMEFPVSPQISGHETLGPDGAPNWHMHLADHPSNASAGYAAIASMGLAFHLTEYGADRLGLCQAPPCRNAYLDTSTNRSRRYCSDRCATRANVAAYRARKREEADGSGKSGRTARASQDARAASEV; encoded by the coding sequence GTGGAACTGGCCCATTACTCGGACTACGCCGTGCGCCTGGTCAACACCGAGGAGCCGGCCCGTGGCACGGACGCGCTGACCTCCGCCGACGCGGCGCGGGCACTGTTCGGCGCCAGCACACAGGACGCCCGCCGGGTCACCGACGCGGACGTCACCCGCTTCCGCAACGTCCGCGGCCGGCTGCGCTCGATCTTCGAGGCCGCCGACTCCGGCGACCACGTCCTCGCGGTGGACCTGCTGAACTCGCTGCTGATGGAGTTCCCGGTGAGCCCGCAGATCTCCGGGCACGAGACGCTCGGCCCGGACGGCGCGCCGAACTGGCACATGCACCTCGCCGACCACCCGTCCAACGCCTCGGCCGGGTACGCCGCGATCGCCTCGATGGGCCTGGCGTTCCACCTGACGGAGTACGGCGCCGACCGGCTGGGCCTGTGCCAGGCGCCGCCGTGCCGCAACGCCTACCTCGACACCTCCACCAACCGGTCCCGGCGCTACTGCTCGGACCGCTGCGCCACCCGCGCCAACGTGGCCGCCTACCGGGCCCGCAAGCGCGAGGAGGCGGACGGATCCGGGAAGAGCGGGCGCACCGCGCGGGCCAGCCAGGACGCCCGCGCGGCCAGCGAGGTCTGA
- a CDS encoding NAD(P)-dependent malic enzyme: MAAEIVNPRSDSVTDNNPDAVFALHRGGKMAIVATVPVRDKDDLSLAYTPGVAKVCTAIAEQPDLVNEYTWKSNVVAVVTDGTAVLGLGDIGPEASLPVMEGKAILFKQFGGVDAVPIALATKDTDEIIETIVRLAPSFGGVNLEDISAPRCFEIERRLQERVDIPVFHDDQHGTAIVTLAALRNSAKLTGRTLADLRAVISGAGAAGIAIAKILVDAGIGDVCVTDRKGVVSADRSDLTDVKAEIAGLTNKTGRTGSLEDALAGADVFIGVSGGTVPEAAVATMAKDCFVFAMANPNPEVHPDVAHKYAAVVATGRSDFPNQINNVLAFPGIFAGAFKVRASRITENMKIAAADAIAGVVADGELTAEYVIPSPFDTRVAEAVTAAVAAAARADGVARLA; this comes from the coding sequence GTGGCAGCGGAGATCGTCAATCCTCGCAGCGACAGCGTTACGGACAACAACCCGGATGCCGTGTTCGCGCTCCACCGGGGCGGCAAGATGGCCATCGTGGCCACCGTCCCCGTCCGGGACAAGGACGACCTGTCCCTCGCATACACGCCCGGCGTGGCCAAAGTGTGCACCGCCATCGCCGAGCAGCCCGACCTGGTGAACGAGTACACCTGGAAGTCCAACGTGGTCGCCGTCGTCACCGACGGTACGGCCGTGCTCGGACTCGGTGACATCGGGCCGGAAGCCTCCCTCCCCGTGATGGAGGGCAAGGCCATCCTCTTCAAGCAGTTCGGTGGTGTCGACGCGGTCCCGATCGCGCTCGCCACCAAGGACACGGACGAGATCATCGAGACCATCGTCCGGCTCGCCCCCTCCTTCGGCGGGGTCAACCTGGAGGACATCTCGGCGCCCCGCTGCTTCGAGATCGAGCGCCGCCTCCAGGAGCGCGTGGACATCCCGGTCTTCCACGACGACCAGCACGGCACCGCCATCGTCACGCTGGCCGCCCTGCGCAACTCCGCCAAGCTCACCGGCCGCACCCTCGCGGACCTGCGCGCCGTGATCTCGGGCGCGGGCGCGGCGGGCATCGCCATCGCCAAGATCCTGGTGGACGCGGGCATCGGTGACGTCTGCGTCACCGACCGCAAGGGCGTCGTCTCCGCCGACCGCTCCGACCTGACGGACGTCAAGGCGGAGATCGCGGGCCTCACCAACAAGACCGGCCGGACCGGATCCCTGGAGGACGCCCTCGCCGGCGCCGACGTCTTCATCGGCGTCTCCGGCGGTACGGTCCCCGAGGCCGCGGTGGCGACGATGGCGAAGGACTGCTTCGTCTTCGCCATGGCCAACCCGAACCCGGAGGTCCACCCCGACGTCGCGCACAAGTACGCGGCGGTCGTGGCCACGGGCCGCTCGGACTTCCCGAACCAGATCAACAACGTGCTGGCGTTCCCCGGCATCTTCGCGGGCGCCTTCAAGGTCCGGGCCTCCCGGATCACCGAGAACATGAAGATCGCGGCCGCCGACGCCATCGCCGGTGTCGTCGCGGACGGTGAGCTCACCGCCGAGTACGTGATCCCGTCGCCGTTCGACACGCGCGTCGCGGAGGCCGTCACCGCGGCCGTCGCCGCCGCGGCCCGCGCGGACGGTGTGGCCCGCCTCGCCTGA
- the sodX gene encoding nickel-type superoxide dismutase maturation protease, which produces MHVPIGMVEVYGPSMAPTLDSGDQVLVHYGGRVRPGDVVVLRHPLQQDLLVVKRAAERRPGGWWVLGDNGFNESGDSEDYGVVPDELVLGVGRLRLRPPAPGQTSLAARASWLARAVRPLFPDPSASSRLRAR; this is translated from the coding sequence ATGCACGTGCCGATCGGGATGGTGGAGGTGTACGGGCCCTCGATGGCCCCCACCCTGGACTCGGGCGACCAGGTGCTCGTCCACTACGGCGGCCGCGTGCGCCCCGGTGACGTCGTGGTGCTGCGCCATCCGCTCCAGCAGGACCTGCTGGTCGTCAAGCGGGCCGCCGAGCGCCGCCCGGGCGGCTGGTGGGTGCTCGGGGACAACGGGTTCAACGAGAGCGGGGACAGCGAGGACTACGGCGTCGTGCCCGACGAGCTGGTCCTCGGCGTCGGGCGGCTGCGCCTGCGGCCGCCCGCGCCCGGTCAGACCTCGCTGGCCGCGCGGGCGTCCTGGCTGGCCCGCGCGGTGCGCCCGCTCTTCCCGGATCCGTCCGCCTCCTCGCGCTTGCGGGCCCGGTAG
- a CDS encoding amino acid ABC transporter ATP-binding protein encodes MVKAEAVHKSYGAAHILRGIDLEVAPREVFCLVGPSGSGKSTFLRCINHLEQVNAGRLYVDGQLVGYRQKGDKLYELKDSEVAAQRRDIGMVFQRFNLFPHMTAIENVMEAPVMVKGESKAVARARAVKLLDRVGLGDKGGNYPSQLSGGQQQRVAIARALAMEPKLMLFDEPTSALDPELVGDVLDVMRDLAESGMTMIVVTHEMGFAREVGDSLVFMDGGVVVEAGNPRDVLGNPQHDRTKAFLSKVL; translated from the coding sequence ATGGTCAAAGCCGAGGCCGTGCACAAGTCCTACGGCGCCGCCCACATCCTGCGGGGCATCGACCTCGAAGTCGCGCCCCGCGAGGTGTTCTGCCTGGTCGGCCCGTCCGGCTCCGGCAAGTCCACCTTCCTGCGGTGCATCAACCACCTGGAGCAGGTCAACGCCGGCCGGCTCTATGTGGACGGCCAGCTGGTCGGGTACCGCCAGAAGGGCGACAAGCTCTACGAGCTGAAGGACAGCGAGGTCGCGGCCCAGCGCCGGGACATCGGCATGGTCTTCCAGCGCTTCAACCTGTTCCCGCACATGACGGCCATAGAGAACGTCATGGAAGCCCCGGTCATGGTCAAGGGCGAGAGCAAGGCGGTCGCGCGGGCGCGCGCCGTCAAGCTGCTCGACCGGGTCGGCCTGGGCGACAAGGGCGGGAACTACCCCTCGCAGCTCTCCGGCGGCCAGCAGCAGCGCGTGGCGATCGCCCGTGCGCTGGCCATGGAGCCGAAGCTGATGCTCTTCGACGAGCCCACCTCGGCGCTCGACCCGGAGCTGGTCGGTGACGTCCTCGACGTCATGCGGGACCTGGCCGAATCGGGCATGACCATGATCGTGGTCACGCACGAGATGGGCTTCGCCCGCGAGGTCGGCGACAGCCTGGTGTTCATGGACGGCGGTGTGGTCGTCGAGGCGGGCAACCCGCGCGACGTCCTGGGCAACCCGCAGCACGACCGGACGAAGGCGTTCCTGTCCAAGGTGCTGTAA